One genomic region from Salvia hispanica cultivar TCC Black 2014 chromosome 2, UniMelb_Shisp_WGS_1.0, whole genome shotgun sequence encodes:
- the LOC125204795 gene encoding inactive protein kinase SELMODRAFT_444075-like — MSRELKKGEKGSAMAEKVVVAVKAAREIPKTALVWALTHVVQPGDCITLLVVISSHSSGRKLWGFPRFAGDCASGHRRSNSGTNAELNSDITDYCSQMILQLHDVYDPNKINVKIKLVSGTPCGAVAAEAKKNHANWVVLDKHLKNEEKRCMEELQCNIVVMKRSQPKVLRLNLVGAARKEPETVSSDDNKSSDKQEIRKDCLNPTRGPLVTPSSSPETFTATEAGTSSVSSSDPGTSPFFIADAKECLKKEKLLVTKQERREIDESSSDSESETLSSTSSLRFQPWMADIVSSRCQSMDHLGESARMQTPATKALLGKLCKHDDEAGYRSPSYLSSLDFSGSLREAISFSRSAPLGPPPLCSICQHKTPVFGKPPRWFTYAELEHATGGFSQANFLAEGGYGSVHRGVLPDGQTIAVKQHKLASSQGDQEFCSEVEVLSCAQHRNVVMLIGFCIEDGRRLLVYEYICNGSLDSHLYGRHQKTLAWNARQKVAVGAARGLRYLHEECRVGCIVHRDMRPNNILLTHDFEPLVGDFGLARWQPDGETGVETRVIGTFGYLAPEYAQSGQITEKADVYSFGVVLVELVTGRKAVDLNRPKGQQCLTEWARPLLEAYAVDELVDPRLGSYAESEVYCMLHAASLCIRRDPQERPRMSQVLRILEGDGMDSGQLMTPGSEVGSRSGRMANDLSGRFSSNLSLN, encoded by the exons ATGAGTAGAGAGttgaagaaaggggaaaagggTTCTGCCATGGCTGAGAAGGTTGTGGTGGCTGTGAAGGCAGCTAGAGAGATTCCCAAGACTGCTCTGGTTTGGGCTCTGACTCATGTTGTTCAGCCTGGGGATTGCATCACTCTTCTTGTGGTCATATCTTCACACAGTTCTG GTAGGAAGCTATGGGGCTTTCCGAGATTCGCTGGAGATTGTGCAAGTGGTCACAGGAGATCAAACTCTGGTACAAATGCAGAGCTGAACTCTGATATTACAGACTATTGCTCTCAAATGATTCTTCAGCTTCATGATGTTTATGATCCAAATAAA ATCAATGTGAAGATAAAGCTCGTCTCTGGGACGCCATGTGGAGCAGTCGCTGCAGAGGCGAAGAAAAACCACGCGAATTGGGTCGTTTTGGACAA ACATCTGAAAAACGAGGAAAAGCGTTGTATGGAGGAACTGCAATGCAACATTGTTGTCATGAAGCGTTCGCAGCCAAAGGTACTACGGCTGAATTTAGTCGGGGCAGCTAGAAAGGAGCCAGAAACAGTCAGCTCGGACGATAACAAGTCTTCGGACAAGCAAGAGATCAGAAAGGATTGCCTGAATCCCACTCGTGGACCTCTCGTTACCCCTTCGAGTAGCCCTGAGACGTTCACCGCCACTGAAGCTGGAACGTCGTCAGTCTCAAGCTCTGACCCCGGAACTTCGCCTTTCTTCATTGCTGACGCGAAGGAGTGCCTTAAGAAAGAGAAGCTGCTCGTTACTAAACAAGAACGACGAGAGATCGATGAGTCCAGTTCGGATTCTGAAAGTGAGACTCTCTCTTCAACTTCAAGTTTGAGGTTTCAGCCGTGGATGGCTGATATCGTCAGTTCGCGCTGTCAGTCCATGGATCATCTCGGAGAAAGTGCTCGTATGCAGACTCCTGCCACCAAAGCTCTGCTTGGTAAGCTGTGTAAGCACGACGATGAGGCTGGCTATCGATCCCCAAGCTACCTGTCTAGCCTTGACTTCAGTGGCAGCTTGCGAGAAGCTATCTCGTTTTCAAGATCAGCTCCACTCGGGCCTCCACCGTTGTGTTCCATATGCCAACACAAGACGCCCGTATTTGGGAAGCCTCCGAGGTGGTTCACTTATGCAGAACTGGAGCATGCAACGGGAGGGTTTTCGCAAGCGAACTTTTTGGCTGAGGGCGGTTATGGATCTGTCCATAGAGGAGTCCTCCCCGATGGCCAGACCATCGCGGTCAAGCAGCACAAGCTGGCAAGCTCCCAAGGCGATCAAGAGTTCTGCTCGGAAGTTGAGGTGCTGAGCTGCGCTCAGCACCGGAATGTTGTTATGTTGATTGGCTTCTGCATTGAGGACGGGAGAAGATTATTGGTGTATGAATACATCTGCAACGGATCCCTTGATTCTCATCTTTACG GACGCCATCAAAAGACGCTAGCTTGGAATGCTCGGCAGAAGGTGGCAGTCGGAGCAGCTCGTGGGTTGCGGTATCTTCACGAGGAATGCAGGGTTGGTTGCATCGTGCACCGAGACATGCGGCCCAATAACATCCTCCTTACTCATGATTTTGAACCATTG GTGGGAGACTTCGGCCTAGCTAGATGGCAACCCGATGGGGAGACAGGTGTCGAAACCAGAGTAATCGGGACTTTCGG GTACTTGGCACCCGAGTATGCACAGAGTGGACAGATCACAGAAAAAGCCGACGTCTACTCATTTGGTGTCGTGCTGGTGGAGCTGGTCACCGGCCGGAAGGCAGTAGACCTCAACAGACCCAAAGGCCAACAGTGCCTCACGGAATGG GCACGGCCATTGTTGGAAGCGTACGCTGTCGATGAGTTGGTGGATCCGAGGCTGGGAAGCTACGCAGAGAGCGAGGTGTACTGCATGCTGCATGCTGCGTCGTTGTGCATACGACGGGACCCTCAAGAGCGGCCGCGTATGTCTCAG GTGCTTCGAATACTGGAAGGAGACGGGATGGATTCGGGTCAGCTGATGACACCGGGGTCGGAGGTGGGGAGCCGGAGCGGGAGGATGGCGAATGATTTGTCCGGGCGATTTAGCTCGAATCTATCTCTCAACTAG
- the LOC125204801 gene encoding PRA1 family protein F2-like, protein MSSYGTIPTSSSPAATSVSLEYISRAKDRIKEGLGARRPWAELADVHSLDLPRSLRESLARVRTNLAYFSVNYAIVALAIVFLSLLWHPISLIVFLAMLAVWLFLYFLRDEPLVVFGRMFSDKVVLIVLGVLTIFVLLFTGATTEILSALLVAAVVVLIHAVVRRTDNLSPDEESAGLLRSASPPSS, encoded by the coding sequence ATGTCGAGCTACGGCACAATCCCGACCTCCTCCTCCCCGGCGGCGACCTCCGTCAGCCTCGAGTACATCTCCCGCGCCAAGGACCGCATCAAGGAGGGCCTCGGCGCGCGCCGCCCCTGGGCCGAGCTGGCCGACGTCCACAGCCTCGACCTGCCGCGCTCCCTCCGCGAGTCGTTGGCGCGCGTGCGCACGAATCTCGCCTACTTCAGCGTGAACTACGCCATCGTCGCGCTCGCGATCGTGTTCCTCAGCCTCCTCTGGCACCCGATCTCGCTCATCGTCTTCCTCGCGATGCTCGCGGTGTGGCTCTTCCTCTACTTCCTCCGCGACGAGCCGCTCGTGGTCTTCGGCCGGATGTTCAGCGACAAGGTGGTCCTGATCGTGCTCGGAGTGCTCACGATCTTCGTCCTGCTCTTCACCGGCGCGACGACGGAGATCCTGAGCGCGCTGCTCGTCGCGGCGGTGGTGGTGCTGATCCACGCCGTCGTGAGGAGGACCGACAATTTGAGCCCCGACGAGGAGTCCGCCGGGCTGCTGAGGTCAGCGAGTCCTCCTTCCtcctga
- the LOC125204792 gene encoding phospholipase D alpha 4-like: protein MNENGKFLHGTLEVTIFRATMSKASVPFKCISLGRRSSYVTIKIDNKKMAKTTNESDHVWNQTFQILCAHPPQTTITLTLKRKCSVLGKIDIPAHKLLGESSLINGFFPLSKQSGQQKKKLKLQFIVWFKPAEDEKTWEKALENDRYQGLKNASFPMRSNCGVTLYQDAHHHPSFHPPSDGRPRRLWEDVYNAIDGAKHLIYIAGWSFNPRMALVRDPETDVPHARGVKLGELLKRKAEEGVAVMVLLWDDETSLPLIKNKGVMKTHDEDAFSYFKHTKVVCRLCPRLHDKFPTVFAHHQKAITVDSHVDHSSRSREIMSFLGGLDLCDGRYDTEEHSLFKTLNMESHCYDFYQTSLQGASLHKGGPREPWHDVHACVVGQAARDVLENFEQRWTKQCDPSLLVPVSSIQELCQQPNPERSWNVQVFRSIDHVSASPLPKSLPIERSIHEAYVEAIRRADRFIYVENQYFIGGCHMWEENKHCGCGNLIPIEIALKVASKIKARERFSAYIVIPMWPEGVPESETVQDILHWTRETMKMMYKFIAEAIQESGEDAHPRDYLNFFCLANRETEVKGEFVPPYNPHPQTHYWSAQKHRRFMVYVHSKLMIVDDTYLLIGSANVNQRSMDGKRDTEIAIGCYQNQPKNGENSIINGGVRAFRRSLWYEHTGRDEDLYNEPHSLECVKTILSIGDKMWKIYSQDEVQDMGGVHLVTYPINVTDKGCVEDLAEIDGCFPDTKTPVGGKRSSVVSSVFTT from the exons ATGAATGAAAATGGCAAGTTTCTTCATGGCACGCTCGAAGTAACGATCTTTCGTGCTACAATGTCCAAAGCATCTGTTCCATTTAAG TGTATATCTTTAGGTAGAAGGTCTTCATATGTGACTATCAAGATTGACAACAAGAAAATGGCAAAAACTACTAATGAAAGTGATCATGTTTGGAACCAAACCTTCCAAATTCTCTGTGCTCATCCACCACAGACAACGATCACGTTGACATTGAAACGAAAGTGTTCTGTTTTGGGGAAGATCGACATACCTGCTCATAAGCTTCTAGGCGAGTCGAGCTTGATCAATGGCTTCTTCCCTTTATCCAAACAGAGTGGTcagcagaagaagaagctcAAGCTGCAGTTTATTGTGTGGTTTAAGCCTGCAGAAGACGAAAAAACTTGGGAGAAAGCGTTGGAAAATGATAGATATCAAGGTTTGAAGAATGCTTCTTTTCCTATGAGGTCAAATTGTGGTGTCACATTGTATCAAGATGCTCACCACCATCCCTCGTTCCACCCGCCCTCGGATGGTAGGCCTAGGCGCCTCTGGGAGGACGTGTACAACGCGATTGATGGCGCGAAGCACTTGATCTACATTGCTGGATGGTCATTCAATCCAAGGATGGCCTTG GTGCGTGACCCTGAGACGGATGTGCCTCATGCGCGTGGGGTGAAGCTCGGGGAGCTGCTGAAGCGTAAGGCAGAGGAAGGGGTGGCTGTGATGGTCTTGCTGTGGGATGATGAGACGTCGTTGCCCTTGATCAAGAACAAAGGGGTGATGAAGACTCATGATGAGGATGCATTTTCCTACTTCAAGCATACGAAGGTCGTGTGCAGGCTGTGCCCGAGGCTGCACGATAAGTTCCCTACCGTGTTCGCCCATCATCAGAAGGCGATAACAGTGGACAGCCACGTCGATCACTCTTCAAGAAGCCGCGAGATCATGAGCTTTCTCGGTGGATTAGACCTCTGTGATGGGAGATATGACACAGAGGAGCATTCCCTTTTCAAGACTCTAAACATGGAGTCTCATTGCTATGATTTCTACCAAACTAGTCTCCAAGGGGCCAGCCTCCACAAGGGGGGGCCGAGGGAGCCATGGCACGACGTTCATGCTTGTGTCGTGGGCCAGGCTGCGAGAGACGTGCTTGAGAATTTTGAGCAGAGATGGACTAAGCAATGTGATCCGTCTCTCCTAGTTCCGGTTAGTTCAATTCAAGAACTGTGTCAGCAGCCTAATCCTGAGAGAAGTTGGAATGTTCAAGTTTTTCGATCCATTGACCATGTCTCCGCGAGCCCTCTGCCTAAGAGCCTTCCTATCGAGAGAAGCATCCATGAGGCGTATGTGGAGGCAATAAGGAGGGCGGATAGGTTTATATACGTCGAGAATCAGTACTTCATAGGAGGCTGCCATATGTGGGAGGAAAACAAGCATTGTGGCTGTGGGAACTTGATTCCTATTGAGATTGCTCTCAAGGTGGCTAGCAAGATCAAGGCGAGGGAGAGGTTTAGCGCGTATATAGTGATACCAATGTGGCCCGAGGGCGTGCCCGAGAGCGAGACGGTTCAAGACATACTGCATTGGACTAGAGAGACCATGAAAATGATGTATAAATTCATAGCAGAAGCAATTCAAGAAAGTGGTGAGGATGCTCATCCAAGGGACTACTTGAATTTCTTCTGCCTTGCTAACCGTGAAACCGAGGTAAAAGGCGAGTTCGTCCCTCCGTACAATCCACACCCTCAAACACACTATTGGAGTGCACAGAAGCATAGGAGATTCATGGTTTATGTCCACTCAAAACTCATGATAG TGGATGATACTTATCTACTGATAGGCTCAGCGAACGTGAACCAAAGGTCGATGGATGGGAAACGAGACACTGAAATAGCAATAGGCTGCTACCAAAACCAGccaaaaaatggagaaaacaGCATCATCAATGGAGGGGTTCGTGCTTTTCGTCGCTCATTATGGTACGAGCACACTGGGAGAGATGAAGATTTGTACAACGAGCCGCATAGTTTAGAATGCGTGAAGACTATTCTATCAATAGGTGACAAAATGTGGAAGATTTACAGCCAAGATGAAGTCCAAGATATGGGAGGTGTTCATTTAGTGACTTATCCTATTAATGTGACTGACAAGGGCTGTGTGGAGGATCTAGCGGAGATAGACGGCTGTTTTCCCGACACCAAGACACCCGTGGGAGGCAAGAGATCGAGCGTTGTTTCGTCTGTATTCACTACATAG
- the LOC125204791 gene encoding putative disease resistance protein RGA1 produces the protein MADAIVSAVVERVATIIEDKIRYEVNLVKGVKKELQKLSKKLNTIRKVLDDAEKKAVNDQSVKSWLKELENTTYEMDDILDEWNYSLLKHKLEDSAEPEHEQKIGCSFIPCSCLSFKEISFRRDIAKKIEHVNATLDQILNEKDDFNFVISMPAPESHREPTTSSIDFKNVYGSDIYKKRDDIVGNMMHNGGDTQILSIVGTGGLGKTTLAQLIFSDPQFDKDWLKIWVCVSEPFIVSKVAKDIVNSVGKETVSPDADQLDPVLQKLKASVLGKKFLLVLDDVWSEDRDKWQPLKINLEYGAPGSKILVTTRNERVAKRMGTSDDDIYHPKELNPEECWSLLRATSLEGKSEKECGKFEDVGKKIARKCKGLPLAAIVLGRLLQFKDLEGWEHVDKSEIWQLENAKVDLFPHLVLSYNDLSPTLKRCFSYCAVYPKDHRIHAETVIEEWMAQGYLGSDSGNGELELKGRENLKNLAMRCLFQDIKKNESGEQIEWCKMHDIVHDFALFLRKNDDKERSCQVCDSSLFSHVQEYRSVLWDYKPPVDERDKSFQVCNCMKSLRVLRINRCIPVGIETLIHLRWLEVRDVALSRDDLEIICRLYFLQSLILSRCKLTEIPREIENLDELRHLDLRWNKELKELSESMCKLVKLRNLFLEGCSLEVIPQEIGNLVKLRELDLSWNEEIKELPESICSLVELQILKIQHTDINCLPEALGELSNLRTLKLCPFKVGSEYNKLGFLKKLGRCLSGSLLLKIHLSSMSEMVELVEDARQKQLEIPLQKLKTLKISFKDIMNKMEQSSSSSSSSSSKWIDLVEALVPHYRLKMMAIEGYKGSRLPDFMSSPLNFIKKIHLIALSEVSSLPAMGKLPFLEILNIQGVEQLKVVGREFLGIGSSSVAFPKLSFLSFVLFSQWEEWEDITEEEDESADISIMPCLTRLSIYLCGSLKKLPNRLLRKSSSLSLLDISGSSELVKTYGEDKEGSSWRSIS, from the coding sequence ATGGCAGATGCTATAGTTTCAGCAGTGGTGGAGAGAGTTGCAACTATCATAGAAGACAAGATTCGGTATGAAGTCAATTTGGTCAAAGGTGTGAAGAAGGAGCTTCAAAAACTTTCCAAGAAGCTCAATACAATCAGAAAGGTGTTGGATGATGCAGAAAAGAAAGCAGTGAATGATCAAAGCGTCAAGAGTTGGTTGAAGGAGCTCGAAAACACGACTTATGAGATGGACGACATTTTGGATGAATGGAACTACTCTCTTCTCAAACATAAATTGGAAGATTCTGCTGAGCCTGAGCATGAGCAAAAGATAGGCTGCTCCTTCATCCCATGTTCATGTTTATCTTTCAAGGAAATTTCTTTTCGTCGTGATATTGCCAAGAAGATAGAACATGTGAATGCCACGCTTGATCAGATCTTAAACGAGAAggatgattttaattttgtcatcTCTATGCCTGCGCCCGAGTCTCACCGAGAACCAACCACATCTTCAATTGACTTCAAGAATGTTTATGGGTCAGACATATATAAGAAAAGGGATGACATAGTCGGGAATATGATGCATAATGGTGGGGATACCCAAATTCTTTCCATAGTTGGGACGGGGGGACTTGGGAAGACGACACTAGCTCAACTTATTTTCAGCGATCCTCAGTTTGATAAGGATTGGTTAAAAATTTGGGTATGTGTCTCTGAGCCCTTTATTGTGTCTAAGGTTGCCAAAGATATTGTTAACAGTGTGGGAAAAGAGACGGTTTCTCCAGATGCCGATCAACTAGACCCGGTGTTACAAAAGCTAAAAGCATCTGTTTTAGGAAAAAAGTTTCTTCTCGTCCTTGATGACGTTTGGTCAGAAGACAGAGACAAATGGCAGCCCCTGAAAATCAATCTCGAATATGGTGCACCAGGAAGTAAAATTTTGGTGACAACGAGAAATGAAAGGGTAGCTAAGAGGATGGGTACCTCAGATGATGATATCTATCACCCGAAAGAGCTTAATCCTGAAGAGTGTTGGTCATTATTGCGTGCCACATCCCTTGAAGGAAAGAGTGAGAAGGAATGTGGAAAATTTGAGGACGTGGGCAAGAAAATAGCTAGAAAATGCAAGGGATTACCTCTTGCTGCAATTGTTTTAGGAAGACTTCTGcagttcaaggatttggaaggGTGGGAACATGTAGATAAGAGTGAAATATGGCAATTGGAGAATGCAAAAGTAGATCTTTTTCCTCATTTGGTTTTAAGCTACAATGATTTGTCCCCAACTCTTAAGCGTTGTTTTTCATATTGTGCCGTCTATCCTAAAGATCACCGAATTCATGCAGAGACTGTGATAGAAGAGTGGATGGCGCAAGGTTATCTAGGCTCTGATAGTGGAAATGGTGAATTGGAGCTCAAAGGGCGGGAGAACTTGAAGAATTTAGCAATGCGTTGCTTGTTTCAAGACATTAAGAAAAACGAGTCAGGGGAGCAGATAGAATGGTGTAAAATGCATGATATAGTACATGATTTTGCGTTATTTCTTAGGAAGAATGATGACAAAGAGAGAAGTTGTCAAGTTTGTGATTCTTCGTTGTTTTCTCATGTCCAAGAATATCGGAGTGTACTGTGGGACTACAAACCTCCTGTTGATGAAAGAGACAAAAGTTTTCAAGTTTGTAATTGCATGAAAAGTCTTAGGGTGTTAAGAATTAACAGATGTATTCCAGTAGGAATAGAAACGTTAATTCACTTGAGATGGTTGGAGGTTCGTGATGTTGCATTGTCAAGAGATGACCTCGAAATCATATGCAGGCTTTATTTCTTGCAAAGTCTTATTTTATCACGGTGCAAGCTAACAGAGATTCCACGAGAAATTGAGAATTTGGATGAGTTAAGACATCTTGATTTAAGATGGAACAAAGAATTAAAGGAGTTATCGGAGAGCATGTGTAAATTGGTTAAATTGCGAAATCTTTTTTTAGAAGGCTGCTCTCTAGAAGTGATTCCACAAGAAATTGGGAATTTGGTGAAGTTAAGAGAACTTGACTTAAGTtggaatgaagaaataaaggaGTTACCAGAGAGCATTTGCAGTTTGGTTGAACtgcaaattttgaagattcaACACACTGATATCAACTGTCTGCCTGAAGcattaggtgagttaagtaatcTTCGAACACTGAAACTGTGTCCATTCAAAGTAGGAAGTGAATACAACAAGTTGGGTTTTCTGAAAAAATTAGGGCGTTGTCTTTCTGGatcactattattaaaaatccaCTTGAGCAGTATGAGTGAAATGGTGGAATTGGTTGAGGATGCTCGACAAAAACAATTAGAGATACCCCttcaaaaactcaaaacactCAAAATATCTTTCAAGGatataatgaataaaatggaGCAGTCGTcgtcgtcatcatcatcatcatcatcaaagtGGATTGATTTGGTAGAAGCTCTAGTGCCTCATTACAGGTTGAAGATGATGGCAATCGAGGGATATAAGGGCTCAAGGCTTCCGGATTTTATGTCATCACCCCTCAACTTTATAAAAAAGATTCATCTGATTGCATTGAGTGAGGTGTCATCATTGCCGGCTATGGGGAAACTACCTTTTTTGGAAATTCTCAATATTCAAGGAGTGGAGCAATTGAAGGTGGTTGGACGGGAGTTTTTAGGAATAGGATCTTCATCTGTTGCATTTCCTAAACTCAGTTTCTTGTCATTTGTACTTTTCTCCCAATGGGAAGAGTGGGAGGATATAACGGAGGAAGAGGACGAATCTGCGGACATCTCCATCATGCCATGTCTCACACGCTTGTCTATCTATTTGTGTGGGAGTTTGAAGAAGCTGCCGAATCGCCTCCTGCGTAAGTCCTCGTCTTTGAGTTTGTTGGATATCAGTGGTTCATCAGAGTTAGTAAAAACATACGGAGAGGACAAGGAAGGTTCATCTTGGAGATCCATTTCCTAA